Proteins encoded by one window of Halorubrum ruber:
- the rimI gene encoding ribosomal protein S18-alanine N-acetyltransferase, whose amino-acid sequence MSVPDVAVRRAERADLLAVVRIERACFSDPWPHDAFERLLDEPAFLVAERAGAVVGFVVADRTPNHGRDIGHIKDLAVHPDARGEGIGRTLLRSALARLRATGVAVARLEVREGNDPARSLYADEGFEPIRRVGGYYRDGEDALVLVVDLADWAEGEAADSRGGSGADGSEAGDAGGDTGER is encoded by the coding sequence GTGAGCGTCCCCGACGTCGCGGTCCGGCGGGCGGAGCGCGCCGACCTGCTCGCGGTGGTGCGGATCGAGCGCGCCTGCTTCTCGGACCCGTGGCCGCACGACGCCTTCGAGCGGCTGCTGGACGAGCCGGCGTTCCTCGTCGCGGAGCGGGCGGGCGCGGTCGTCGGGTTCGTCGTCGCCGACCGGACGCCGAACCACGGCCGCGACATCGGCCACATCAAGGACCTGGCCGTCCATCCCGACGCCCGCGGCGAGGGGATCGGCCGGACCCTCCTCCGGTCGGCGCTGGCCCGGCTCCGCGCGACCGGCGTGGCGGTGGCCCGGCTGGAGGTGCGCGAGGGGAACGACCCCGCGCGGTCGCTGTACGCCGACGAGGGGTTCGAGCCGATCCGGCGGGTGGGCGGCTACTACCGCGACGGCGAGGACGCGCTCGTGCTCGTCGTCGACCTCGCGGACTGGGCCGAGGGGGAGGCGGCGGACAGTCGCGGCGGGTCTGGCGCGGACGGCAGCGAGGCCGGCGACGCCGGCGGCGACACAGGTGAGCGGTAA
- a CDS encoding PAS domain-containing protein gives MTLRPSDTSTPVRGADEGDAPDPDDRAATDAPTADAERPGRSDERADADGSPPSPTDADEGSGGLGATPAEGWSRPIEPDRFLLAVAVDGEVLFAGPSVPDVVGVEREALVGSDLLDRVHPSDREPVADALSAVATSRTVTHRIRRASGGYAWVESVVDEELAPDFGGRIVTVRRVDADRTFPERYRAFLEYGSDLVTVVDGEGLVVYESPSVEEVLGYEQGSTVGRSPLGYVHPDDRDRVTERFYRALTEPDAAPTLEYRYRAADGDWVWLESRTRSLPADSPVGELLINSRDVSERKERERRLTDRNERLDRFASIVSHDLRNPLSVIRGSIEMARLRGETEPLERGERAVDRIDRLVSELLTLARQGTGMDEPAEFDLASVARDAWETAAEGDDAELVVARDARMYGDRGRMRQALENLFRNATEHGMPDAAEASGDDSDGDDLTVLVTATDEGFLVADDGTGIDPDHRESVFDSGFTTRADGTGYGLDIVREVVESHGWRVELRAPADDPIGLPDGRRLRPPDGACFEVCAPDPAGADPDEPWIDA, from the coding sequence GTGACCCTCCGGCCATCCGACACGTCGACGCCGGTCCGCGGCGCTGACGAGGGCGACGCCCCCGACCCCGACGACCGAGCCGCGACCGACGCGCCGACCGCCGACGCGGAGCGGCCGGGTCGGTCGGACGAGCGCGCCGATGCCGACGGCTCTCCGCCGTCACCGACCGACGCCGACGAGGGGTCGGGAGGCCTCGGCGCGACGCCCGCGGAGGGGTGGTCGCGCCCGATCGAGCCCGACCGGTTCCTGCTCGCCGTCGCCGTCGACGGCGAGGTGCTGTTCGCCGGGCCGTCGGTGCCCGACGTCGTCGGCGTCGAGCGCGAGGCGCTCGTCGGGAGCGATCTCCTCGACCGCGTCCACCCGAGCGACCGCGAGCCGGTGGCCGACGCGCTGTCGGCGGTCGCGACGAGCCGGACAGTCACCCACCGGATCCGCCGCGCGAGCGGGGGATACGCGTGGGTCGAGTCCGTCGTCGACGAGGAGCTCGCCCCGGATTTCGGCGGGCGGATCGTCACGGTCCGCCGGGTCGACGCGGACCGCACTTTCCCGGAGCGCTACCGCGCCTTCCTCGAGTACGGCAGCGACCTCGTCACCGTCGTCGACGGCGAGGGGCTCGTCGTCTACGAGAGCCCCTCCGTCGAGGAGGTACTCGGCTACGAGCAGGGGTCGACCGTCGGGCGCTCCCCGCTCGGCTACGTCCACCCGGACGACCGCGACCGGGTGACCGAGCGGTTCTACCGCGCGCTCACCGAGCCCGACGCGGCGCCCACGCTGGAGTACCGCTACCGGGCCGCCGACGGAGACTGGGTGTGGTTAGAGTCGCGCACGCGGTCACTGCCGGCCGACAGCCCGGTCGGCGAACTGCTCATCAACTCCCGCGACGTCAGCGAGCGGAAAGAGCGCGAGCGGCGGCTCACCGACCGGAACGAGCGGCTCGACCGCTTCGCGAGCATCGTCTCGCACGACCTGCGGAATCCCCTCTCCGTGATTCGCGGCTCCATCGAGATGGCGCGGCTGCGCGGGGAGACGGAGCCGCTCGAACGCGGCGAGCGCGCCGTCGACCGGATCGACCGGCTCGTCTCGGAGCTGCTCACCCTCGCGCGGCAGGGAACCGGGATGGACGAGCCCGCGGAGTTCGACCTCGCGAGCGTCGCCCGCGACGCCTGGGAGACCGCCGCCGAGGGCGACGACGCGGAGTTAGTTGTCGCCCGCGACGCCCGGATGTACGGCGACCGCGGCCGGATGCGGCAGGCGCTGGAGAACCTGTTCCGCAACGCGACGGAGCACGGGATGCCGGACGCGGCCGAGGCGAGCGGGGACGATTCCGACGGAGACGACCTCACCGTCCTCGTCACCGCCACCGACGAGGGGTTCCTCGTCGCCGACGACGGGACGGGGATCGACCCCGACCACCGAGAGTCGGTGTTCGACTCCGGGTTCACCACGCGGGCGGACGGGACGGGGTACGGGCTCGACATCGTCCGCGAGGTCGTCGAGTCGCACGGGTGGCGCGTGGAGCTGCGTGCGCCCGCGGACGACCCCATCGGGCTCCCTGACGGGCGGCGGCTCCGGCCGCCGGACGGCGCCTGCTTCGAGGTGTGCGCACCCGACCCCGCCGGCGCCGACCCGGACGAGCCCTGGATCGACGCGTGA
- a CDS encoding TrmB family transcriptional regulator, whose product MESLRDLGLSSYEDRAYRALLALGTGTAAAAAEESGVPKGRIYDALGGLESRGLVRVQTDREPKRYAPVEPAVAVDRLVEAKRRELRQRIETYESGKSELIDRLADAEATDDEFWTAAVGADDSLDLLFERIDAAEESIVVVATDVSAQFDVDREGPELLDRLLAAIRSGVDVSVLLSPSVFDDARAAVDEDRATLTIAQGPFELRITEDAYGNFYLIDGEEVCLEVADPLAPDRLFGMLDLRDRGFAARVRDGFEAAWAEGTVVDEV is encoded by the coding sequence ATGGAGTCGCTCCGCGACCTCGGCCTGTCGAGCTACGAGGACCGGGCGTACCGCGCGCTGCTGGCGCTCGGCACCGGGACCGCCGCGGCCGCCGCCGAGGAGAGCGGCGTGCCGAAGGGGCGCATCTACGACGCGCTCGGCGGCTTAGAGTCGCGCGGGCTGGTCCGCGTCCAGACCGACCGGGAGCCGAAGCGGTACGCGCCCGTCGAGCCCGCGGTCGCCGTCGACCGGCTCGTCGAGGCGAAGCGGCGGGAGCTGCGACAGCGGATCGAGACGTACGAGTCGGGCAAGTCGGAGCTGATCGACCGGCTGGCGGACGCCGAGGCGACCGACGACGAGTTCTGGACCGCCGCGGTCGGCGCCGACGACTCGCTCGACCTCCTCTTCGAGCGCATCGACGCCGCCGAGGAGTCGATTGTCGTCGTCGCCACCGACGTCTCCGCGCAGTTCGACGTCGACCGCGAGGGGCCGGAGCTGCTCGACCGCCTCCTCGCGGCGATTCGGAGCGGCGTCGACGTCTCCGTGCTGCTCTCGCCGAGCGTGTTCGACGACGCCCGCGCCGCCGTCGACGAGGACCGCGCGACGCTGACGATCGCGCAGGGCCCCTTCGAGCTGCGGATCACCGAGGACGCGTACGGGAACTTCTACCTCATCGACGGCGAGGAGGTGTGCTTAGAGGTCGCCGACCCGCTCGCGCCCGACCGGCTGTTCGGCATGCTCGACTTACGCGACCGCGGGTTCGCCGCCCGCGTCCGCGACGGCTTCGAGGCCGCGTGGGCGGAGGGGACCGTCGTCGACGAAGTGTGA
- a CDS encoding COG1361 S-layer family protein: protein MSRIRTAAVLLLVASLLATGTAVAQTANDTVRGDPDIEAFAPETAFVPGEESTLQVSLNNRGDIDAQGADNLESEVVTAHETTARILTGDAANREVPFDVRTGEQTVGDVARGVTGPIEFTVVPDKDAEPGVYRVPIRLEYRNVESAEVDDGSTVRDEEIVTETVYVSVEITDRAQFAVVDVDGVVQAGDNGLVDVTLRNVRNETAHEASVAANPIDPDLSFATDAGTTETYVGAWEPGENRTFTYRLAAAGQATARASTLEFDVDYRDAERANAAARTVRTGVTPLSRQAFSAEGLNSTLRVGEDGSFTVEVRNRGPRDIENAVVVFSNEAPAPEGVGQETVQSDPNIVPRSTRDTVGDLAVGETATATFDAGLRTDANPGARTVNVAVRYRGLGTDEGVSASEGDDGTVSLVSTGSAGDVIVSDTLDVVVDVAPEADVFAVSPAEPNATDPSSVTPGSTVRYDAVVRNTGPEPISNLQAKLFVDSPLSSSDDEAFVTSLDPGEETTVSFEVAVDGGATPKTYAAAVDFRYDDADGDEQLSDTYRLPVEVTTADDSGALTSPLGIVALLGVVAVGGALVWQRGRVSRAIARLRSRLRSR from the coding sequence ATGAGTCGAATCCGGACGGCCGCCGTCCTCCTCCTCGTCGCGTCCCTGCTCGCGACCGGCACGGCGGTCGCGCAGACGGCCAACGACACGGTGCGCGGCGACCCCGACATCGAGGCGTTCGCGCCGGAGACGGCGTTCGTCCCCGGCGAGGAGTCGACGCTCCAGGTGAGCCTGAACAACCGCGGCGACATCGACGCGCAGGGGGCGGACAACCTCGAGAGCGAGGTGGTGACCGCCCACGAGACGACGGCGCGGATCCTCACCGGCGACGCGGCCAACCGCGAGGTCCCGTTCGACGTGCGGACCGGCGAGCAGACCGTCGGCGACGTCGCGCGCGGCGTCACCGGGCCGATCGAGTTCACCGTCGTCCCGGACAAAGACGCCGAGCCGGGCGTCTACCGCGTTCCGATCCGACTGGAGTACCGCAACGTCGAGAGCGCCGAGGTCGACGACGGCTCCACCGTCCGCGACGAGGAGATCGTGACGGAGACGGTGTACGTCTCCGTGGAGATCACGGACCGCGCGCAGTTCGCGGTCGTCGACGTCGACGGCGTCGTCCAGGCCGGGGACAACGGCCTCGTCGACGTGACGCTGCGGAACGTCCGGAACGAGACCGCCCACGAGGCCAGCGTGGCGGCGAACCCGATCGACCCCGACCTCTCCTTCGCCACCGACGCGGGCACGACCGAGACGTACGTCGGCGCGTGGGAACCGGGCGAGAACCGCACGTTCACCTACCGGCTGGCCGCCGCGGGCCAGGCGACCGCGCGAGCGTCGACGCTGGAGTTCGACGTCGACTACCGCGACGCCGAGCGCGCGAACGCGGCCGCGCGGACGGTCCGGACGGGCGTGACGCCGCTCTCGCGGCAGGCGTTCTCCGCGGAGGGGTTGAACAGCACGCTGCGCGTCGGCGAGGACGGCTCGTTCACCGTCGAGGTTCGCAACCGCGGCCCTCGCGACATCGAGAACGCGGTCGTCGTCTTCAGTAACGAGGCGCCCGCGCCCGAGGGTGTCGGGCAGGAGACGGTCCAGTCCGACCCGAACATCGTCCCGCGCTCGACGCGGGACACGGTCGGCGACCTCGCGGTCGGCGAGACCGCGACCGCGACGTTCGACGCCGGCCTCCGGACGGACGCGAACCCCGGCGCGCGGACGGTCAACGTGGCGGTCCGCTACCGCGGGCTCGGCACCGACGAGGGGGTGAGCGCGAGCGAGGGCGACGACGGCACCGTCTCGCTCGTCTCGACGGGGTCGGCCGGCGACGTCATCGTCTCCGACACGCTCGACGTGGTCGTCGACGTCGCCCCCGAGGCGGACGTCTTCGCCGTGTCGCCCGCCGAGCCGAACGCGACCGACCCCTCGTCGGTGACGCCCGGGTCGACGGTCCGGTACGACGCGGTCGTCCGCAACACCGGGCCCGAGCCGATCTCGAACCTACAGGCGAAGCTGTTCGTCGACTCGCCGCTCTCCTCGTCCGACGACGAGGCGTTCGTCACCTCGCTCGACCCGGGCGAGGAGACGACGGTCAGCTTCGAGGTCGCGGTCGACGGCGGCGCGACGCCGAAGACGTACGCGGCCGCGGTCGACTTCCGGTACGACGACGCCGACGGCGACGAACAGCTCTCCGACACCTACCGGCTCCCGGTCGAGGTGACGACCGCCGACGACAGCGGGGCCCTCACCTCACCGCTCGGGATCGTCGCCCTGCTCGGCGTCGTCGCGGTCGGCGGCGCCCTGGTCTGGCAGCGCGGCCGGGTGAGCCGGGCGATCGCTCGGCTTCGAAGCCGGCTCCGCTCCCGATAG
- a CDS encoding efflux RND transporter permease subunit: MDPVTRLFGAITDRVIEQPRRVVIACLVVTALFAPGMALLEASAGSDQFTDGIEEADALDRVNERFEPAFGGDDPTTQLIQRDVNVLDRRGLLDMLATAERLDERDGLRVTDFSAPAMDVAAELDEDADTPEDARDAIERASDGEIDDAVDAAAEDPGFATLLSDDFNSESGTASASLGVVSHSFPASADTQAIQSEARTVAEEAPGDITAFGGGIVDDEFERVIFDSLSIVVPAALAVILGLLAYAYRDPFDFVLGGIALLMTVVWTFGFTGYAGIAFSEVLIAVPVLLLAIGIDFGIHTVNRYREDRAAGAPPETAMRGALGQLVVAYSIIAGTTIIGFLANLTSSLPPLREFGLVAGLGICFTLVIFVGFLPAAKLLLDRWRAKRSLPEFGSRPLGAEDSALGRLLPKLSAISRPAPAVFLVVVLLITAGAAGYGAGVDTTFEQDDFLPPSEEPAYIDYFPGPLQPGEYTATETINFLSDNFATSEDDTVTIYVERRMTSDSALRSLARAERDPPDSFVTVDGRASADSVQSAIDAYAAEDPEFEQLVEESALDDGRPNRNLDRIYAELRNSPYDDFTGEYLADDSRSTRIVYAVESDASDAEITADARRVADRYRGDATATGQIVVFQAVADTIFDSAIVSLAAALGLSAVFLVILFWLLLGSPTLGLVTLVPVTVAVATLTATMRLGGIPFNAITATILAITIGLGVDYTVHVAHRFHDEYPRGGDVDAAVVTTLRGTGGALTGTWATTALGTGVLVLAITPILGQFGLLTAASITLAYLASLIVLPPALVVWVAVVERRPGLLFVGRFLDAAGAIDADAEGDATDRARTDGGTADSGVADDADAFEWQTDPRPPAEDPSQKD, from the coding sequence ATGGACCCCGTCACCCGGCTGTTCGGCGCGATCACCGACCGGGTCATCGAGCAGCCGCGCCGGGTCGTGATCGCCTGCCTCGTCGTCACCGCCCTGTTCGCGCCCGGCATGGCGCTGCTGGAGGCGAGCGCAGGCAGCGACCAGTTCACGGACGGGATCGAGGAGGCGGACGCGCTCGACCGCGTGAACGAGCGGTTCGAGCCCGCGTTCGGGGGTGACGACCCGACGACGCAGCTGATCCAGCGCGACGTAAACGTGCTCGACCGCCGCGGCCTGCTCGACATGCTGGCGACCGCCGAGCGGTTGGACGAGCGCGACGGGTTGCGGGTGACCGACTTCTCCGCCCCGGCGATGGACGTCGCGGCCGAGCTCGACGAGGACGCCGACACCCCCGAGGACGCCCGCGACGCGATCGAGCGCGCCAGCGACGGCGAGATCGACGACGCGGTCGACGCCGCGGCAGAGGACCCCGGCTTCGCGACGCTGCTGTCCGACGATTTCAACAGCGAGTCCGGCACCGCCTCTGCGTCGCTCGGCGTCGTCTCCCACTCGTTCCCGGCCTCGGCGGACACCCAGGCGATCCAAAGCGAGGCCCGCACCGTCGCCGAGGAGGCCCCGGGTGACATCACCGCGTTCGGCGGGGGGATCGTCGATGATGAGTTCGAGCGCGTCATCTTCGACTCGCTGTCGATCGTCGTGCCCGCGGCGCTCGCGGTCATCCTCGGCCTCTTGGCGTACGCCTACCGCGACCCCTTCGACTTCGTGCTCGGCGGGATCGCACTGTTGATGACGGTCGTGTGGACGTTCGGCTTCACGGGGTACGCGGGGATCGCCTTCTCGGAGGTGCTGATCGCGGTGCCGGTCCTCCTCTTAGCGATCGGGATCGACTTCGGGATCCACACGGTAAACCGCTACCGCGAGGACCGCGCGGCGGGCGCGCCGCCGGAGACGGCGATGCGCGGCGCGCTCGGCCAGCTCGTGGTGGCGTACTCGATCATCGCCGGCACGACGATCATCGGCTTCCTCGCGAACCTCACCAGCTCGCTGCCCCCGCTCCGGGAGTTCGGGTTGGTCGCCGGGCTCGGGATCTGTTTCACCCTCGTCATCTTCGTCGGCTTCCTCCCGGCCGCCAAGCTGCTCTTAGACCGCTGGCGCGCAAAGCGCTCGCTGCCCGAGTTCGGCTCCCGCCCGCTCGGCGCCGAGGACTCCGCGCTCGGGCGGCTCCTCCCCAAACTGTCCGCGATATCGCGGCCCGCACCCGCGGTCTTCCTCGTCGTCGTCCTGCTGATCACGGCCGGCGCCGCGGGCTACGGCGCGGGCGTCGACACAACCTTCGAGCAGGACGACTTCCTGCCGCCGAGCGAGGAGCCGGCGTACATCGACTACTTCCCCGGCCCGCTCCAGCCCGGCGAGTACACCGCGACGGAGACGATCAACTTCCTCTCCGACAACTTCGCCACGAGCGAGGACGACACCGTCACCATCTACGTGGAGCGGCGCATGACCAGCGACAGCGCCCTCCGCAGCCTCGCGCGCGCCGAGCGCGACCCGCCCGACTCGTTCGTCACGGTCGACGGCCGCGCCAGCGCCGACAGCGTCCAGAGCGCGATCGACGCCTACGCCGCCGAGGACCCAGAGTTCGAGCAGCTGGTCGAGGAGTCCGCGCTCGACGACGGGCGGCCGAACCGGAACCTCGACCGCATCTACGCCGAGCTGCGGAACTCGCCGTACGACGACTTCACCGGCGAGTACCTCGCCGACGACAGCCGCTCGACGCGGATCGTGTACGCCGTCGAGTCCGACGCCAGCGACGCCGAGATCACCGCCGACGCCCGGCGCGTGGCCGACCGCTACCGCGGCGACGCGACCGCGACCGGCCAGATCGTCGTGTTCCAGGCGGTCGCGGACACGATCTTCGACTCCGCGATCGTCTCGCTGGCGGCCGCTCTCGGGCTCTCGGCGGTGTTCCTCGTAATCTTGTTCTGGCTGCTGCTCGGCAGCCCGACGCTGGGGCTCGTCACGCTCGTCCCGGTCACGGTCGCCGTCGCGACGCTCACCGCCACGATGCGGCTCGGCGGCATCCCGTTCAACGCGATCACCGCGACGATCCTCGCGATCACTATCGGGCTCGGGGTGGACTACACCGTCCACGTCGCGCACCGGTTCCACGACGAGTACCCCCGCGGCGGCGACGTCGACGCCGCGGTCGTCACCACGCTCCGCGGCACCGGCGGCGCGCTCACCGGCACGTGGGCGACGACCGCGCTCGGCACGGGCGTCCTCGTCTTGGCCATCACCCCGATCCTCGGCCAGTTCGGGCTGCTCACCGCCGCCAGCATCACGCTCGCGTACCTGGCGTCGCTGATCGTGTTGCCGCCGGCGCTCGTCGTCTGGGTCGCCGTCGTCGAGCGCCGCCCCGGACTGCTGTTCGTGGGTCGCTTCCTCGACGCCGCGGGCGCCATCGACGCCGACGCCGAGGGCGACGCGACCGACCGAGCTCGGACCGACGGCGGGACGGCCGACTCCGGCGTCGCCGACGACGCCGACGCGTTCGAGTGGCAGACCGACCCACGGCCGCCCGCCGAGGACCCGAGTCAGAAGGATTAA
- a CDS encoding restriction endonuclease yields the protein MVIERAEPTRELELTPFRGDGGIDIHAVIDRELFHARLGVQAKQYATGNSVGARTLRGFKGALSEQQYHIGTVITTSSFTSGAETSADQDFIRLIDGDRLTDIMVESGIGVVTNDESYELDPTFWSAFEKPERTDTIPSLEVPQADNFEVIRTVIQAVGVGSDIKPDIAEYVRRRTDSDSFDPRQADYYGIAAWLLQFLHKEQEVEIDNHTIRRWGLTRLGEEYLTYLDRGNRESADALLTQQIRDVEIISRVYAQLEEDGTLSRRDITEILADETTLSDSTTRRRARTVGEWLVCLPEITTSGRGSEQQYVLDSTPR from the coding sequence ATGGTGATCGAGCGTGCGGAGCCAACTCGTGAACTTGAGCTAACGCCCTTCCGTGGCGATGGCGGGATCGATATTCACGCCGTTATCGATCGAGAACTGTTCCACGCTCGGCTCGGCGTACAAGCGAAACAATATGCTACCGGGAACAGCGTCGGCGCCCGCACCCTCCGCGGATTTAAAGGCGCTCTCTCGGAGCAACAGTATCACATCGGAACGGTGATCACGACCTCCTCGTTCACCTCTGGAGCCGAGACAAGCGCAGACCAAGATTTCATCCGATTGATCGACGGTGACCGTCTCACAGACATCATGGTTGAGAGCGGCATCGGTGTCGTTACAAACGACGAATCCTACGAACTTGACCCCACGTTCTGGAGTGCGTTCGAGAAGCCGGAGCGCACCGATACCATCCCATCTCTAGAGGTACCACAGGCGGACAACTTTGAGGTGATTCGCACTGTCATCCAAGCGGTCGGAGTGGGTTCTGATATTAAACCCGATATCGCAGAATACGTTCGAAGACGGACGGATTCAGACAGCTTCGATCCACGGCAAGCGGATTACTACGGTATTGCTGCGTGGCTTCTCCAGTTCCTCCACAAAGAACAGGAGGTCGAGATTGACAACCACACGATCCGCCGCTGGGGACTCACCCGCCTCGGCGAGGAATATCTCACGTATCTCGATCGCGGCAATCGAGAATCTGCGGACGCCCTCCTCACACAGCAGATCCGTGATGTCGAGATCATCTCCCGTGTATACGCTCAACTCGAAGAAGACGGTACTCTCTCCCGACGCGATATTACGGAGATCCTCGCAGACGAGACCACTCTCTCGGATTCAACCACGCGTCGACGCGCCCGAACCGTTGGCGAGTGGCTCGTTTGTCTCCCTGAAATCACGACGAGCGGCCGGGGATCTGAGCAACAATACGTGCTGGACTCAACGCCACGTTGA
- a CDS encoding DNA adenine methylase: MVEPILKWAGGKRQLLSEITALFPTTYEAYHEPFVGGGAVFFDQDPDDGTINDLNTRLTTFYEIVRYQPDALIDENKTHEHTEEYYYNARSEFNALFSQSNLTRDERVREASLLLYLNRTCFNGLYRENSDGEFNVSFGRYSNPDWVQEQRIRKASRVLQGTAVFNTDFSYVVDEASSGDLVYFDPPYEPVSKTADFNSYQAEGFDREDQRRLRDVVVELTEMDVSVILSNSPPVTELYEDHGMFSIRYVDATRAINSDASSRGEVSEVLITNVPAEAQRRKTLSDFTE, encoded by the coding sequence ATGGTAGAGCCGATCTTAAAATGGGCAGGTGGAAAGCGCCAGCTTCTCTCAGAAATCACGGCGCTGTTTCCAACCACATATGAGGCGTATCACGAACCGTTCGTGGGAGGTGGCGCTGTCTTTTTTGATCAAGATCCTGACGATGGAACGATCAACGATCTGAACACGCGGTTGACTACCTTTTATGAGATCGTTCGATATCAACCAGACGCACTTATAGACGAAAACAAGACGCACGAACACACGGAAGAATACTACTATAACGCTCGCTCGGAGTTTAATGCGCTCTTCTCACAGTCGAATCTAACGCGGGACGAGCGAGTCCGAGAGGCGAGTTTGCTTTTATATTTGAATCGGACCTGTTTCAACGGATTGTACCGAGAGAACAGTGACGGCGAATTTAACGTCTCTTTCGGCCGGTATTCAAACCCAGACTGGGTACAAGAACAGCGGATCCGAAAGGCATCGCGCGTCCTCCAAGGCACGGCCGTGTTCAATACGGATTTCAGCTACGTCGTCGATGAGGCTTCCAGCGGCGATCTTGTGTATTTTGATCCGCCGTACGAACCGGTGTCGAAAACCGCGGATTTCAATTCGTACCAAGCAGAGGGATTCGACCGAGAGGATCAACGCCGACTTCGCGATGTCGTGGTGGAACTCACGGAAATGGATGTTTCCGTGATCCTCTCTAACTCCCCGCCAGTCACGGAGTTATACGAGGACCACGGCATGTTCTCGATCAGATATGTAGATGCTACTCGTGCGATAAACAGCGATGCCAGTAGTCGCGGAGAGGTCTCAGAAGTTCTCATTACAAACGTTCCAGCAGAGGCGCAGCGGAGAAAGACTCTCTCGGATTTTACTGAATGA